The following are encoded in a window of Pristis pectinata isolate sPriPec2 chromosome 1, sPriPec2.1.pri, whole genome shotgun sequence genomic DNA:
- the LOC127576642 gene encoding 5-hydroxytryptamine receptor 5A-like has translation MLVNESILVNGSWEGSNLKQEPLTLFTVLMVTLLVLLIIATFVWNLLVLVTILRIKTFHRVPHNLVASMAVSDVMVAALVMPLSLVNELFGRRWRLGRVLCQVWISFDVLCCTASIWNVTAIALDRFWSITRHLEYTLKTRKRISNIMIVLTWALSAVISFSPLFGWGETYSADQENCQISQEPSYTILSTFGAFYFPLGVVVFVYWKIYKAAKLRIGSSKRNAVVPMSEILQVKEASQEPQLRCAVGHTALTFQPDREAWRQQKEKKAAVMVGILIGVFVLCWTPFFVTELISPLCSCSVPPVWKSLFVWLGYSNSFFNPLIYTAFNKNYNNAFRYLFIKQR, from the exons ATGCTTGTCAACGAATCTATATTGGTAAATGGAAGCTGGGAGGGTAGCAACCTGAAGCAGGAACCTTTAACTCTCTTCACTGTGCTCATGGTGACCCTGTTGGTCCTTCTCATCATTGCCACCTTCGTGTGGAATTTGCTGGTATTGGTGACCATCCTGAGGATAAAGACTTTTCACCGGGTCCCGCATAATCTGGTAGCCTCCATGGCCGTCTCTGATGTAATGGTGGCCGCCTTGGTGATGCCTCTCAGTCTGGTCAACGAACTGTTTGGGAGACGCTGGAGGTTGGGCAGGGTGCTCTGTCAGGTGTGGATTTCCTTCGATGTCCTGTGCTGCACGGCAAGTATCTGGAACGTCACCGCCATCGCCCTGGACCGTTTCTGGTCCATTACCAGGCACCTCGAGTACACTTTAAAGACCAGAAAGAGGATCTCCAATATCATGATCGTCCTGACTTGGGCGCTCTCTGCTGTCATTTCATTCTCCCCGCTTTTTGGATGGGGAGAAACTTACTCTGCCGACCAGGAGAACTGTCAAATCAGCCAGGAGCCCTCCTATACCATCCTTTCCACTTTTGGAGCTTTCTACTTCCCACTTGGCGTGGTGGTGTTCGTCTACTGGAAAATCTATAAGGCTGCCAAGTTGAGGATAGGCAGCTCCAAGAGGAACGCTGTGGTACCCATGTCCGAAATACTGCAG GTGAAGGAAGCCAGTCAGGAGCCACAGTTGCGGTGTGCGGTTGGACACACTGCTCTCACCTTCCAGCCCGACAGAGAAGCTTGGCGccagcaaaaagaaaaaaaggcagCAGTGATGGTGGGCATCTTGATCGGGGTGTTCGTCCTGTGCTGGACCCCCTTCTTCGTCACGGAACTCATCAGTCCTCTGTGTTCCTGCAGCGTCCCCCCTGTCTGGAAGAGTTTATTTGTCTGGCTCGGTTATTCCAATTCCTTCTTCAATCCCCTCATCTACACAGCTTTCAACAAAAATTACAACAACGccttcagatatttatttatcaagcAACGGTAA